One Thermicanus aegyptius DSM 12793 DNA segment encodes these proteins:
- the infC gene encoding translation initiation factor IF-3 — translation MSKTTKQEVQVNEEIRAREVRLIGPDGEQIGIVPLREALQKAQDLNLDLVNIAPQATPPVCRIMDFGKYRFEQSKKEKEARKKQKVINMKEVRFSATIEEHDFSTKLRHVINFLEKGDKVKCTLRFKGRQITHSQIGVNVMNRIMEETKEIASVEKKPGIEGRSMIMILAPK, via the coding sequence ATTAGCAAGACAACAAAGCAGGAAGTTCAGGTGAATGAGGAGATTCGGGCAAGGGAAGTCCGCCTGATCGGACCGGATGGGGAACAGATCGGGATCGTCCCTCTGCGGGAAGCGCTGCAGAAAGCTCAGGATTTAAACCTGGATTTGGTGAACATCGCCCCCCAGGCAACCCCCCCTGTATGCCGCATCATGGATTTCGGCAAGTACAGATTCGAACAGAGCAAAAAGGAAAAAGAGGCGCGGAAGAAGCAAAAAGTGATTAACATGAAAGAGGTCCGATTCAGCGCCACGATCGAAGAGCATGATTTTAGTACGAAGCTGCGCCACGTCATCAATTTTTTGGAAAAAGGGGACAAGGTAAAGTGCACCCTGCGTTTCAAGGGGAGGCAGATTACCCACTCCCAGATCGGAGTAAACGTGATGAACCGGATCATGGAAGAGACGAAGGAGATCGCCTCTGTTGAGAAGAAGCCTGGCATCGAAGGACGCAGCATGATCATGATCCTGGCCCCGAAATGA
- the rpmI gene encoding 50S ribosomal protein L35 — MPKMKTHKGAAKRFKKTGNGKLSRGHAYTSHILTKKSPKRKRNLRKATLVSRGDQKRIASLLAYVK; from the coding sequence ATGCCGAAGATGAAGACTCATAAAGGCGCGGCCAAGCGTTTCAAAAAAACCGGTAATGGCAAATTGTCCCGGGGTCATGCGTACACCAGCCACATCCTGACCAAAAAATCGCCGAAACGGAAACGGAATCTCCGCAAGGCAACACTGGTTAGCCGTGGCGACCAGAAGCGCATCGCAAGCCTTTTAGCTTATGTGAAATAA
- a CDS encoding CLC_0170 family protein → MELVFHFGYVLPLFLLSSLYILRIDKKGYEMAGMKRERSVAAFLGWTNLLLFFLSLLLLFIYHRFLW, encoded by the coding sequence ATGGAGTTGGTCTTTCACTTTGGGTATGTTCTTCCCCTATTTCTCCTCTCCAGTCTATATATTCTTCGCATCGATAAGAAGGGGTACGAGATGGCCGGCATGAAGCGGGAGAGAAGCGTCGCTGCCTTCTTGGGCTGGACCAACCTTCTCCTCTTCTTCCTTAGTTTGCTTCTGCTCTTCATCTACCATCGTTTCCTTTGGTAG
- the rplT gene encoding 50S ribosomal protein L20: MARVKGGFVARRRRKKVLKLAKGYFGSKHRLFKTAQAQVMKSLLYAYRDRRRRKRDFRKLWIARINAAARLNGLSYSKLMHGLKLAGVQVNRKMLADLAVRDEKGFTQLVNLAKEKMNA; encoded by the coding sequence ATGGCACGTGTAAAGGGAGGTTTTGTTGCCCGCCGCCGCCGCAAAAAAGTATTGAAGCTGGCGAAGGGATATTTTGGGTCAAAGCATCGACTTTTTAAAACTGCACAAGCGCAAGTAATGAAATCCTTGCTTTATGCATATCGGGATCGTCGGAGACGGAAACGGGATTTCCGCAAACTATGGATTGCCCGTATTAATGCCGCTGCACGCTTAAATGGCCTTTCCTACAGCAAACTGATGCATGGACTGAAGCTGGCCGGAGTACAGGTGAACCGGAAGATGCTGGCTGATCTTGCCGTCCGGGATGAGAAAGGTTTCACCCAATTGGTCAATCTGGCCAAAGAGAAAATGAATGCATAG